From Polaribacter butkevichii, a single genomic window includes:
- the galK gene encoding galactokinase: protein MSAKLIKDVKEAFINKFKTDPLLIFSPGRINIIGEHTDYNDGFVFPAAVNKGIAAAIQKSDSGCSTAIALDLDSTIEFALDKLKPSKEGSWENYVFGVVAEIQNKNKVIGNFNIIFKGNIPGGAGMSSSAALENSVVFGLNEIFNLGLTKHEMILISQKAEHNYVGVNCGIMDQYASMFGIKDNALHLDCRTVASKPYKIDFKDHQLMLINTNVKHSLSDSAYNDRRSACEGVSELLGIKALRDATEADLETIANKITPANYQKALFVIQENERTLKAAKAIENNDLELLGSLIYQSHEGLSNQYHVSCDELDFLVDQAKKNKHVLGARMMGGGFGGCTINLIDKSEAKAFAETAAKAYKNKFDHDCSVYFIELSEGTHIVK, encoded by the coding sequence ATGAGTGCAAAACTAATTAAGGATGTAAAAGAGGCATTTATCAACAAATTTAAAACAGACCCTTTATTAATTTTTTCTCCTGGAAGAATAAATATTATTGGAGAACACACAGATTATAATGATGGTTTTGTATTTCCGGCAGCCGTTAATAAAGGAATAGCAGCAGCTATTCAAAAAAGTGATTCTGGTTGTTCTACAGCTATTGCCTTAGATTTAGATAGTACCATTGAGTTTGCGCTAGATAAATTAAAACCTTCTAAAGAAGGAAGCTGGGAAAATTATGTTTTTGGTGTTGTTGCCGAAATTCAGAATAAAAATAAAGTAATTGGTAATTTTAATATTATCTTTAAAGGTAATATTCCTGGAGGTGCAGGTATGTCTTCTTCTGCAGCTTTAGAAAATAGTGTGGTTTTTGGATTAAATGAAATATTTAATTTAGGTCTTACTAAACACGAAATGATTTTAATATCTCAAAAAGCAGAACATAATTATGTGGGTGTAAATTGTGGTATCATGGATCAATACGCAAGTATGTTTGGTATAAAAGACAATGCTTTGCACTTAGATTGTAGAACGGTAGCATCTAAACCTTATAAAATAGATTTTAAAGATCATCAATTAATGTTGATAAACACCAACGTAAAACACAGTTTGTCTGATAGCGCTTATAATGATAGACGATCTGCTTGCGAAGGCGTATCTGAATTATTAGGTATAAAAGCCTTAAGAGATGCTACTGAAGCAGATTTAGAAACAATTGCAAACAAGATAACACCTGCAAACTACCAAAAAGCACTATTTGTAATTCAAGAAAACGAAAGAACTCTAAAAGCAGCAAAAGCAATCGAAAATAATGATTTAGAGTTATTAGGTTCTTTAATTTATCAATCGCACGAAGGTTTGTCTAACCAATACCATGTTAGTTGTGACGAATTAGACTTTTTAGTAGATCAAGCAAAGAAAAATAAACACGTTTTAGGCGCAAGAATGATGGGTGGCGGTTTTGGTGGTTGTACTATTAATTTAATTGATAAAAGTGAAGCAAAAGCATTTGCAGAAACGGCAGCTAAAGCATATAAAAATAAATTCGACCACGATTGCTCAGTTTATTTTATTGAACTTTCTGAAGGAACACATATCGTAAAATAA
- a CDS encoding UDP-glucose--hexose-1-phosphate uridylyltransferase, translating into MSNTNLQDYSHKRFNILTGEWVLVSPHRAKRPWQGQNEAVNNEKRPSYDKSCYLCAGNTRINGEINPEYKDVFVFTNDFAALQNDSPTFNVNDGLLKAQSETGICKVICFSPDHSKSLADMSASEIQKVVFAWQKEFTELSKNPNINYVQIFENKGAVMGCSNPHPHGQIWSQSSLPNEVDKKNTQQLNYYNNNNSSLLGDYLTQELEKKERIIFENNGFVVLVPFWAIWPFEAMIVPKKHQANILEMNDEQALQYGEAIAVLTKAYDKIFNTSFPYSSGIHQAPTDGNANKHWHWHMSFYPPLLRSASVKKFMVGYEMFGTPQRDITAEQAVKMIKDCL; encoded by the coding sequence ATGAGTAATACAAATTTACAAGACTATTCGCATAAACGTTTTAATATTCTTACCGGAGAATGGGTTTTAGTTTCTCCACACAGAGCAAAAAGACCTTGGCAAGGGCAAAATGAAGCGGTAAATAACGAAAAAAGACCATCTTATGATAAATCTTGTTATTTATGTGCAGGAAACACAAGAATTAATGGAGAAATAAACCCAGAGTATAAAGATGTTTTTGTTTTTACAAACGATTTTGCAGCCTTACAAAACGACTCACCAACATTTAATGTAAATGACGGACTTTTAAAGGCACAAAGTGAAACTGGTATCTGTAAAGTAATTTGCTTTAGCCCAGATCACTCAAAAAGTTTAGCAGATATGTCTGCATCAGAAATTCAAAAAGTAGTTTTTGCTTGGCAAAAAGAATTTACAGAATTATCTAAAAACCCAAACATCAATTATGTTCAAATTTTTGAAAACAAAGGTGCAGTTATGGGATGTAGTAACCCGCACCCACATGGACAAATTTGGAGTCAGTCTTCTTTACCAAACGAAGTTGATAAAAAGAACACACAACAATTAAACTATTACAACAATAATAATAGTAGTTTGTTAGGTGATTATTTAACGCAAGAATTAGAAAAGAAAGAACGTATTATTTTTGAAAATAATGGGTTTGTAGTTTTAGTTCCTTTTTGGGCTATTTGGCCTTTCGAAGCCATGATTGTTCCTAAAAAACACCAAGCCAATATTTTAGAAATGAATGATGAACAAGCTTTACAATACGGAGAAGCAATTGCTGTTTTAACCAAAGCTTACGATAAGATTTTTAACACCTCTTTCCCTTATTCTAGTGGTATTCACCAAGCGCCAACAGATGGAAATGCAAACAAGCATTGGCATTGGCACATGAGTTTTTATCCACCATTATTAAGAAGCGCTTCTGTAAAGAAATTTATGGTAGGTTATGAAATGTTCGGAACTCCACAAAGAGATATTACAGCAGAACAAGCTGTAAAAATGATCAAAGACTGTTTGTAA
- a CDS encoding Hsp20/alpha crystallin family protein produces the protein MNNLVSVPKNGSLANSNSNQNFPNLSNWLDDIFNRDLPSVFTSNFNSGLTLPKVNIKESADAFTVEVAVPGLKKSDFHINIDNQVLSISTETKEEKEQKEENYTRREFGYSSFKRTFTLPESVDDEKINASYNEGILNILLPKKEEAKQKPARSIKIT, from the coding sequence ATGAACAATTTAGTAAGTGTTCCTAAAAACGGAAGTTTAGCGAACAGTAATTCAAATCAAAACTTCCCAAATTTATCTAATTGGTTAGATGATATTTTTAATAGAGATCTACCATCAGTATTTACTTCAAACTTTAATTCTGGTCTTACGTTACCAAAAGTAAATATCAAAGAATCTGCTGATGCTTTTACGGTAGAAGTGGCAGTTCCGGGATTAAAAAAATCAGATTTCCATATTAATATAGATAATCAAGTATTATCTATTTCTACAGAAACAAAAGAAGAAAAAGAACAGAAAGAAGAAAATTATACTCGTAGAGAGTTTGGTTATTCTTCTTTTAAAAGAACTTTTACACTGCCAGAAAGTGTAGATGATGAAAAAATTAATGCCAGCTATAATGAAGGTATTTTAAATATTTTATTACCTAAAAAAGAAGAGGCAAAACAAAAGCCTGCAAGAAGCATTAAGATTACATAA